From the genome of Acidobacteriota bacterium, one region includes:
- a CDS encoding HPr family phosphocarrier protein: MVSREVEIVNKLGLHARAAARFVQLASRFASEVKVSKDGFTVNGKSIMGILLLTAPKGSRIEISASGEDEEEAVRALSELVATGFGEEG; this comes from the coding sequence TTGGTCAGTCGAGAGGTGGAGATCGTCAATAAGTTGGGGCTTCATGCCCGGGCAGCGGCGAGGTTTGTCCAGTTGGCAAGCCGGTTTGCCTCTGAGGTTAAGGTTAGTAAGGACGGCTTTACCGTTAATGGGAAGAGCATTATGGGGATCCTCCTCCTCACTGCTCCCAAGGGATCGCGAATAGAGATCTCTGCCTCAGGGGAGGACGAGGAGGAGGCTGTAAGGGCTCTTTCGGAATTGGTTGCTACCGGTTTTGGGGAAGAGGGATGA
- a CDS encoding PTS sugar transporter subunit IIA: protein MVGAVVITHGNLGDELISACHKIVGEMGPVKAISIGWDDDVDYSRSRIKKAIKEVNKGEGVLILTDMFGGTPTNISLSFLKEGEVEIVTGVNLPMLIKLVEFQREDMKLKQIATELKERGKKSIYVASELLSATGR, encoded by the coding sequence ATGGTAGGAGCAGTAGTGATAACCCATGGTAATTTGGGTGATGAGCTCATCTCGGCATGTCACAAGATAGTGGGAGAGATGGGACCGGTAAAGGCGATCTCGATAGGATGGGATGATGATGTGGATTACTCCCGGTCGAGGATCAAGAAGGCGATAAAGGAAGTGAATAAGGGGGAGGGAGTGTTGATACTTACCGATATGTTTGGAGGGACACCGACCAACATAAGTCTGTCCTTTCTTAAAGAGGGAGAGGTGGAGATCGTTACCGGGGTCAACCTTCCGATGTTGATAAAATTGGTGGAGTTTCAGCGGGAGGATATGAAGCTGAAGCAAATTGCCACTGAGCTTAAGGAGCGAGGTAAAAAGAGCATCTATGTAGCCAGTGAACTTCTCTCAGCTACTGGGAGATAG
- the rpoN gene encoding RNA polymerase factor sigma-54 yields the protein MDLKQKLVSKLSQRLVLTPTLQQAIKLLQLSKLELENLIRQEMAENPLLEEIPQDPVGEEQEREEGKESEGEQEVRLSNGLNEVDWEVYFQDYEDFPKYPRGSLETRELPSFENTLTKSISLEEHLLWQLNLSFIPEKQRRIATYIIGNIDPDGYLKTDIEEIANAAKATKEEVEEALKLVQSFDPVGVGARDLRECLLVQLAALGLSGTKTEEIVKDHLELLKGKNHGKIARSLGLSKRELEAHLEIIRRLDPKPGRKYSSFEPHYIVPDIFVVKSGDDYVVFLNEEGLPRLRISPFYRRLLKVKQDVPTQVITYVRDKLRSAVSLLRSFEQRQRSILKVAQAIVKFQREFLDKGPEYLRPMVLADVAEEVGMHESTVSRIVSNKYIHTPQGVFELRYFFQRGLRSDEGSISQSVVKMRIRRMIAEEDPRRPLSDAAIAQSLNKEGITIARRTIAKYREEMGILPSNQRKKEE from the coding sequence ATGGACTTGAAGCAAAAGCTGGTATCAAAATTAAGCCAAAGATTGGTTCTTACTCCTACCCTTCAGCAGGCGATAAAGCTCCTTCAGCTTTCCAAGCTGGAATTGGAAAACCTTATCCGACAGGAGATGGCGGAGAACCCCTTACTTGAGGAGATCCCTCAGGACCCTGTAGGAGAAGAGCAGGAGAGGGAGGAGGGAAAGGAGAGCGAAGGGGAGCAGGAAGTAAGGTTGAGCAATGGTTTGAACGAGGTGGATTGGGAGGTTTACTTTCAGGACTATGAGGATTTTCCTAAATATCCCAGGGGGAGTCTGGAGACGAGGGAGCTTCCCTCGTTTGAGAATACCTTGACCAAATCTATTTCCCTTGAAGAGCATCTCCTTTGGCAGTTGAATCTTTCCTTTATTCCTGAAAAACAGAGAAGAATAGCCACCTATATTATCGGTAATATTGATCCCGATGGTTATTTAAAGACGGATATTGAAGAGATAGCTAATGCTGCTAAGGCAACAAAGGAGGAGGTAGAGGAGGCGCTTAAGTTGGTCCAGAGCTTTGACCCAGTGGGGGTGGGAGCTCGTGATCTCAGGGAGTGTCTCCTGGTTCAGCTCGCTGCGCTTGGTCTTTCCGGAACCAAGACCGAGGAGATCGTGAAAGATCATTTAGAGCTTCTAAAGGGGAAAAATCACGGAAAGATCGCGAGGAGCTTGGGTTTATCGAAGAGGGAACTCGAAGCTCATTTAGAGATAATAAGAAGGCTTGATCCGAAGCCAGGGAGGAAATATTCTTCCTTCGAGCCCCACTACATAGTACCTGATATCTTCGTGGTTAAGAGTGGGGATGATTATGTGGTTTTCTTGAATGAGGAGGGGCTTCCTCGATTGAGGATAAGCCCCTTCTATCGCAGGCTTCTCAAGGTTAAACAGGATGTTCCGACGCAGGTCATCACCTATGTTAGGGATAAACTCCGTTCAGCGGTTTCCCTCTTAAGGAGCTTTGAACAGCGTCAGCGAAGTATCCTGAAGGTTGCTCAAGCGATCGTCAAATTCCAACGAGAGTTTCTTGATAAAGGTCCAGAGTATCTTCGTCCAATGGTACTTGCCGATGTGGCTGAGGAGGTGGGGATGCATGAGTCTACAGTGAGTCGTATTGTGAGCAATAAGTATATTCACACCCCCCAGGGGGTATTTGAGCTTCGTTATTTCTTCCAGCGAGGGCTTCGTTCGGATGAGGGGAGCATCTCCCAGTCAGTGGTTAAGATGAGGATAAGGCGGATGATAGCTGAGGAGGACCCTCGTCGTCCCCTCTCCGATGCTGCTATCGCTCAATCCTTGAATAAAGAAGGGATAACCATTGCCCGGCGTACCATAGCCAAATATAGGGAGGAGATGGGCATTCTTCCCTCTAATCAGAGAAAGAAAGAGGAATAA
- the lptB gene encoding LPS export ABC transporter ATP-binding protein yields the protein MDKISLEATRLVKNYGYRTVVSQVSLSVAEGEIVGLLGPNGAGKTTTFRMIVGLTMPDKGRIFLNGEEITSLPMYLRARKGIGYLPQEPSIFRGLTVEENLLLILEGLGVNSGRREEIITGLLRELGVSHLSRNKGYTLSGGERRRVELARALVTSPRFVLFDEPFTGIDPKTIADIQDIIRRLKKRGIGVLITDHNVRETLTICDRAYIINEGRIFRSGTPEELEEDEEVRRVYLGDKFKLN from the coding sequence GTGGACAAGATCTCCCTGGAGGCGACTCGGTTGGTGAAGAATTATGGTTATCGTACGGTCGTTTCCCAGGTGAGCCTTTCCGTTGCCGAAGGGGAGATTGTGGGGCTACTTGGTCCTAATGGAGCGGGGAAGACGACCACCTTCAGGATGATAGTGGGCTTGACTATGCCCGATAAGGGGAGGATATTTTTGAATGGGGAGGAGATAACCTCGCTTCCGATGTATTTAAGGGCGAGGAAGGGCATAGGTTACCTTCCTCAAGAGCCCTCGATATTCCGTGGATTAACAGTGGAGGAGAATCTCCTCCTCATCCTCGAGGGTTTAGGGGTGAATTCAGGAAGGAGGGAAGAGATCATCACCGGACTTCTTCGGGAGCTTGGTGTTTCCCATCTTTCTCGGAATAAGGGTTATACCCTTTCCGGTGGTGAGAGGAGGAGGGTGGAGCTTGCTCGGGCATTGGTTACCTCACCTCGATTTGTTCTTTTCGATGAGCCGTTTACCGGCATCGACCCAAAGACGATAGCCGATATTCAAGATATAATAAGAAGACTGAAGAAAAGGGGTATTGGAGTTCTCATAACCGACCATAATGTAAGGGAAACCCTAACCATCTGCGATCGAGCTTATATTATCAATGAGGGGAGGATCTTCCGTTCAGGTACCCCGGAGGAGTTGGAGGAAGATGAGGAGGTGAGGAGGGTCTATCTTGGGGATAAATTCAAGTTAAATTAA
- a CDS encoding ABC transporter permease, with amino-acid sequence MKKYITRRLLLAIPTVIGVVTLVFSFIHFIPGDPVLAMLGENAPEADITALREQLGLNKPLYIQYIDYIKGLVRGDLGFSLRTGRPVLVTVLSRYPATIELALASLALALLISLPLGVIAATKRNTFLDHLARFFSLFGLSIPNFWLGPLLIIIFSLKLNLLPVSGRGGISHLILPAITLGTALSAILTRMVRASLLEEIGKEYIRAARARGLPEYIVIGKHALKNALIPVITIIGLQFGTLLAGAIITETIFAWPGIGRLLIQAINQRDYPVVQGTILAISFGYILVNLLTDIAYSLADPRIRYGEKG; translated from the coding sequence ATGAAAAAATACATTACAAGACGACTGCTTCTCGCCATCCCCACGGTAATTGGGGTAGTAACCCTTGTTTTTTCTTTCATCCATTTCATCCCTGGGGATCCGGTATTGGCAATGCTCGGAGAAAACGCACCTGAAGCGGATATAACCGCCCTTAGGGAACAACTCGGTTTGAACAAACCTCTATATATCCAGTATATCGACTACATCAAAGGACTAGTAAGAGGGGATCTCGGCTTTTCCTTACGAACAGGGCGTCCTGTTCTCGTTACCGTGTTATCGCGTTATCCGGCAACAATAGAACTTGCTTTAGCCAGCCTCGCCCTTGCCCTTCTCATCTCCCTCCCTTTAGGAGTAATCGCCGCTACTAAGCGGAATACCTTCCTCGACCATCTTGCCCGTTTCTTCTCCCTTTTTGGGCTCTCCATTCCCAATTTCTGGTTGGGACCGCTCCTCATCATCATCTTCTCCCTAAAGTTAAACCTCCTCCCCGTATCCGGACGCGGAGGAATATCTCACCTCATCCTTCCTGCCATCACTTTAGGAACCGCCCTATCCGCTATCCTTACCCGGATGGTTCGAGCAAGCCTCCTCGAGGAAATAGGGAAGGAGTATATAAGGGCAGCAAGGGCAAGGGGACTACCAGAATATATAGTCATTGGGAAACACGCCCTTAAGAACGCTTTAATACCAGTGATAACCATTATCGGGCTCCAATTCGGTACCCTTCTTGCCGGAGCGATAATTACCGAGACGATCTTCGCCTGGCCCGGGATTGGACGCCTCCTCATCCAAGCGATAAACCAACGCGACTACCCGGTGGTCCAGGGAACGATATTAGCCATATCCTTCGGATATATATTGGTAAACCTGCTGACCGATATCGCTTACTCCTTAGCAGATCCGAGGATAAGATATGGAGAAAAAGGATGA
- the rapZ gene encoding RNase adapter RapZ: MRIANFAIITGLSGSGKSLAIHTLEDLGYFCVDNLPIRLIPTFVDLCEVSSEEITKIGVVIDIRERNFLSDFDQVYEELRKRKLPMTLIFLEADDDVLIRRYSESRRPHPLGTLDTIKENIAEERKLLANVRTKADIIVDTSRFNVHQFRSYLFELLSEGRRKRKLFISVVSFGYKYGLPNDSDLVFDVRFLPNPHFNEELRNKTGIEEEVCRFVTGGKEYQEFFKRLTGFISFLLPRFIAEGKSYLTIGIGCTGGRHRSVVVANELAKFIEDKGFMVRVCHRDIERQ; the protein is encoded by the coding sequence GTGAGGATCGCTAATTTTGCCATCATAACGGGGCTTTCCGGCTCAGGTAAGAGTTTGGCTATTCATACCCTTGAGGATTTAGGTTATTTTTGTGTAGACAATCTTCCCATCCGCCTTATCCCCACATTTGTTGATCTCTGTGAGGTATCGAGTGAAGAAATAACCAAAATAGGGGTGGTTATCGATATTAGGGAGCGAAATTTCCTCTCCGACTTCGATCAGGTATATGAGGAGTTGAGGAAAAGGAAGCTTCCGATGACCCTCATCTTTCTTGAGGCGGATGATGATGTGTTGATCCGGAGGTATAGCGAGTCCCGACGTCCCCATCCATTGGGGACTCTGGATACGATAAAGGAGAATATAGCTGAGGAAAGGAAGCTACTCGCCAATGTGAGGACAAAAGCGGATATAATCGTTGATACCTCGCGGTTCAATGTGCATCAATTTCGGAGTTATCTCTTCGAGCTTCTCTCCGAAGGGAGAAGGAAGAGGAAGCTTTTTATATCTGTGGTCAGTTTTGGGTATAAATACGGGCTCCCCAACGATTCTGACCTCGTCTTTGATGTTAGGTTTCTTCCCAATCCCCATTTCAACGAGGAGTTGAGGAATAAAACCGGTATCGAAGAGGAGGTATGTCGTTTTGTTACTGGGGGCAAGGAGTATCAGGAATTCTTTAAAAGGTTGACCGGTTTTATTTCCTTCCTCCTTCCTCGGTTTATTGCTGAGGGAAAGAGTTATCTCACCATAGGTATAGGTTGTACAGGAGGGAGGCATCGTTCGGTTGTGGTGGCAAATGAACTCGCCAAGTTCATTGAGGATAAGGGCTTTATGGTAAGGGTTTGCCACCGCGATATAGAAAGGCAATAA
- the raiA gene encoding ribosome-associated translation inhibitor RaiA, translating to MRIEVTGRQLEVTPALKSFVEEKVNKLKRFIDDIEEVHAILSVEKYRQIAEITVKARHLVLTGKEETSDMYTSISEVVDKLEKQARRSKEKIIDRKRKEERTGSPKEEGGEGFPQVVRMERIELKPMTVEEAALQLSFSRDNFLVFRNSESDKINVIYRLKDGNFGLITPEG from the coding sequence ATGAGGATTGAGGTTACTGGCCGTCAGCTTGAGGTAACACCGGCTCTCAAATCATTTGTTGAGGAAAAGGTGAATAAGTTAAAGCGATTTATTGACGATATAGAGGAGGTCCATGCTATCCTATCGGTGGAGAAATATCGCCAGATCGCTGAGATTACGGTAAAAGCCCGTCATTTGGTGCTAACGGGGAAGGAGGAGACATCCGATATGTACACCAGCATATCTGAAGTGGTTGATAAGCTGGAGAAGCAGGCGAGAAGGAGCAAGGAGAAGATAATCGATAGAAAAAGGAAGGAGGAACGCACCGGGAGTCCCAAGGAAGAGGGAGGAGAGGGTTTTCCCCAGGTGGTCCGGATGGAGCGTATCGAGCTGAAGCCGATGACGGTGGAGGAGGCTGCGCTTCAGCTATCCTTCTCCCGAGATAATTTCCTCGTTTTTAGGAATTCAGAGAGTGATAAAATAAATGTTATTTATCGTCTTAAAGATGGGAATTTTGGGTTGATTACCCCAGAAGGGTAG
- a CDS encoding ABC transporter permease, which translates to MRLFKENPATSFGVAVISIFIVIAILAPLIAPYPPEEQELSQRLAPPSLFHPMGRDDFGRDILSRAIYGVRVSILVGIVVVGISAVIGVILGLIAGYFGGFLDELLMRIVDILLAFPGILLAIAIVAVLGPGLKNLLLALSLIGWVSYARLTRGQVLKIKELEYIEAARAIGAGNLRILFRHLLPNVIPPVIIQATLGIAGVIIAEASLSFLGLGVPPPSPSLGGMLSEGLSHLVDAPHLTIFPGLMISLLVLAFNFLGDGLRDLLDPRLKNY; encoded by the coding sequence ATGAGGCTCTTTAAAGAGAATCCAGCTACCTCCTTCGGAGTAGCGGTAATCTCCATCTTTATCGTGATAGCCATTCTCGCTCCCCTCATTGCTCCCTACCCCCCTGAAGAACAGGAGCTCAGCCAACGTCTTGCCCCTCCCTCACTCTTCCATCCGATGGGAAGGGATGACTTTGGACGGGACATCCTCTCACGGGCGATCTATGGGGTACGGGTCTCCATTTTAGTGGGGATAGTGGTGGTAGGAATATCAGCCGTTATCGGGGTAATCCTCGGCCTTATTGCGGGCTACTTTGGCGGTTTCCTGGACGAGCTTCTGATGAGGATTGTGGATATCCTCCTCGCCTTTCCTGGTATTCTCCTCGCTATTGCCATCGTGGCGGTGTTAGGTCCTGGGCTTAAAAACCTCCTCCTCGCTCTTTCCCTCATCGGCTGGGTCTCCTACGCCAGATTAACCCGGGGACAGGTTTTAAAAATAAAAGAACTGGAGTATATTGAAGCAGCACGGGCAATAGGGGCGGGAAACCTCCGTATCCTTTTCCGTCACCTCCTTCCCAATGTGATCCCACCGGTAATCATACAAGCCACCCTGGGGATCGCTGGAGTAATCATCGCCGAGGCGAGCTTGAGCTTCCTCGGACTTGGGGTACCACCTCCCTCTCCCTCTTTAGGGGGGATGCTCAGCGAGGGGCTTTCGCATTTAGTTGACGCCCCTCATCTAACCATATTTCCTGGTTTGATGATCTCGCTTCTCGTCCTCGCCTTCAACTTCCTGGGGGATGGCCTCAGGGATTTGCTCGATCCTCGGCTGAAGAACTACTAA
- the hprK gene encoding HPr(Ser) kinase/phosphatase: MTAKRIKRVRLKARELLSEKSLELGISLLCGKRGLKREITHPRIKDPGLILAGNLEYLEEGSLLLLGEKEVLYLKKLSGTKRSEVMVKICSTSIAGIIIAGGLVPPPEVIEIAEQYQVPLFSTSLCEDEFRERINSFLDNQLAPRTVVHGVLVDLWGVGVLIIGESGIGKSECALDLVVRGHRLVADDVIEIRRRSGNILIGRGPEPLQHFLELRGLGIVDIKELFGVASTRRCKRVELVVALERWEENEEYDRLGLEELRYEILGVKLPLIKLPIVPGRNLSILIEVAARNHLLKLRGEYPAREFIEHMERRMMEPAPPKVKPSEEDLE, translated from the coding sequence ATGACTGCAAAGAGGATTAAGCGAGTTAGGCTCAAGGCACGGGAGCTTCTCTCTGAGAAGTCGTTGGAACTGGGCATCAGCCTTCTCTGTGGAAAGAGGGGGCTTAAGCGGGAGATAACCCATCCCCGGATAAAGGACCCTGGTCTTATCCTTGCTGGTAATCTGGAATATCTCGAAGAGGGAAGCCTTCTCCTCCTTGGAGAGAAGGAGGTTCTCTACCTCAAGAAGTTGTCTGGAACCAAGCGAAGTGAAGTGATGGTGAAGATATGTTCCACCTCCATTGCAGGGATAATCATCGCTGGAGGGCTTGTTCCTCCACCAGAGGTCATCGAGATTGCCGAGCAGTATCAAGTTCCCCTATTTTCCACCTCCCTTTGCGAGGATGAATTTAGGGAGAGGATAAACTCCTTCCTCGATAATCAACTCGCCCCTCGGACAGTGGTTCATGGGGTGCTTGTCGATCTATGGGGGGTAGGGGTGCTTATCATTGGGGAGAGCGGTATCGGAAAGAGCGAGTGTGCCTTGGATTTGGTGGTTCGGGGGCACAGGTTGGTTGCCGATGATGTAATTGAGATAAGGCGTCGTTCGGGAAACATCCTGATCGGCAGAGGACCGGAACCACTGCAGCACTTCCTTGAGCTCCGTGGTTTGGGCATCGTTGATATAAAAGAGCTTTTTGGCGTTGCCTCTACCAGGAGATGTAAGCGAGTAGAGTTGGTGGTGGCTTTGGAACGATGGGAGGAGAATGAGGAGTATGATCGTCTGGGCTTAGAGGAGCTCCGCTATGAGATTCTTGGGGTGAAGCTTCCCCTGATTAAACTGCCGATAGTGCCGGGGAGGAATCTATCTATCCTTATTGAAGTGGCGGCGAGAAACCATCTCCTCAAGCTTCGCGGTGAATATCCTGCCCGGGAGTTCATTGAGCATATGGAGAGGAGGATGATGGAGCCCGCTCCCCCAAAGGTGAAACCATCGGAGGAAGACCTCGAGTGA
- the ptsP gene encoding phosphoenolpyruvate--protein phosphotransferase, which translates to MKGRVLRGNGISPGIAIGKALVLKSRRIPVIRRSIQEEDIPLELKKLKEALSRSKRQLIDLKKRFSQEGGGIPVCIFDSHLMMLEDPVFIAEVERVIKESRVNVEWAIRLVIDDIIAAFSSIEDEFFRDRKVDIEDVGNRLLLNLSSSPFFQSKMSLSEEVIVIAPNLTPSDLAHLAPRFLLGFATDTGGATSHTGIIARSRKIPAVVGVNGVTSEVRTGDRVIIDGDEGVVIVEPTEVLIKEYRVKQLQLRDYEARLFRTKELEAVTTDGVKVTLQANIDLPEEVDAAIAYGAEGIGLYRSEFLFLKPGFEPPTEEEHFQVYRELTEKVSPHPAIVRTLDLGGEKLSDREGAPDEANPVLGLRAIRYCLKRRDLFKTQLRALLRASAYGDIRVVFPLISGLEELREVKEIFSEAKEELKREGVPINEDMPLGVMIEVPSAAATADILAMEADFFSIGTNDLVQYFLAVDRTNMAVSHLYQPLHPAILRSVKFVVEAAKKAEIEVNICGEIAADPILVMVLLGMGLTQLSMNPASIPLIKNVIRSVSLSEAEEIARRVLTFSTAKEIEEYLLERMASRFSGRVLTELRNNHRGGGNGLSGDKKG; encoded by the coding sequence ATGAAGGGACGGGTATTGAGGGGGAATGGGATATCACCAGGTATCGCCATTGGTAAAGCTCTTGTCCTTAAAAGTAGAAGGATCCCGGTAATTCGGAGGAGCATCCAGGAGGAAGATATTCCCTTAGAGCTAAAGAAGTTGAAGGAGGCGCTTTCCCGCTCTAAAAGACAGCTCATCGATCTCAAAAAGCGGTTCTCTCAAGAGGGTGGGGGTATACCTGTCTGTATCTTCGACTCTCATCTGATGATGCTTGAGGATCCGGTTTTCATCGCTGAGGTGGAGCGGGTTATAAAAGAAAGCCGGGTCAATGTAGAGTGGGCAATAAGGTTGGTAATAGACGATATAATCGCTGCCTTTTCTTCCATCGAAGATGAGTTTTTCAGAGACCGCAAGGTGGATATAGAGGATGTGGGAAATAGATTACTTTTGAACCTCTCTTCCTCCCCTTTTTTCCAGTCCAAGATGTCTCTTTCCGAGGAGGTGATAGTGATTGCCCCCAATCTTACCCCCTCTGATCTCGCCCATCTTGCCCCTCGTTTTCTTCTTGGGTTCGCTACCGATACCGGGGGGGCTACCTCCCATACCGGGATCATCGCCCGTTCCCGGAAGATACCGGCGGTGGTAGGGGTGAATGGGGTAACTTCTGAGGTGAGGACTGGGGATAGGGTGATAATCGATGGCGATGAAGGGGTGGTAATTGTGGAACCGACCGAGGTGCTTATAAAGGAGTACCGGGTGAAGCAGCTCCAGCTCCGAGACTATGAGGCGAGGCTTTTCCGAACCAAGGAGCTGGAGGCGGTGACCACCGACGGAGTGAAGGTGACCCTTCAGGCAAATATCGATCTTCCCGAGGAGGTGGATGCTGCCATCGCTTATGGGGCAGAGGGTATTGGTCTTTATCGGTCTGAATTTCTCTTCCTTAAACCGGGTTTTGAGCCTCCTACTGAAGAGGAGCACTTCCAGGTGTATCGGGAATTGACTGAGAAGGTCTCTCCTCATCCAGCTATCGTACGCACTCTCGATCTTGGCGGTGAGAAGTTAAGTGACAGGGAGGGGGCGCCAGACGAGGCGAATCCAGTATTGGGGCTTAGGGCTATCCGTTATTGTCTGAAGAGGAGAGATCTTTTCAAGACCCAGCTTCGGGCACTCTTGAGGGCGAGTGCATATGGGGATATAAGGGTGGTGTTTCCTCTTATCTCTGGATTGGAGGAGTTGAGGGAAGTAAAAGAGATATTCTCCGAGGCTAAGGAGGAATTGAAGAGGGAAGGGGTTCCTATCAACGAAGATATGCCGCTTGGGGTGATGATAGAAGTTCCCTCAGCCGCAGCTACCGCTGATATCCTGGCGATGGAGGCGGATTTCTTTAGCATCGGTACCAATGATCTTGTTCAGTACTTCCTCGCTGTTGACCGGACCAATATGGCGGTGAGCCATCTCTATCAACCACTTCATCCAGCCATTTTGAGGAGTGTGAAGTTCGTCGTGGAGGCGGCAAAAAAGGCGGAGATAGAGGTCAATATATGTGGTGAGATCGCCGCCGATCCCATCTTGGTGATGGTTCTCCTTGGAATGGGGCTTACCCAATTGAGTATGAATCCGGCATCCATTCCCCTTATCAAGAATGTGATTCGCTCGGTTTCTCTCTCCGAGGCTGAGGAGATAGCAAGGCGGGTTTTGACCTTCTCCACCGCCAAGGAGATAGAGGAATACCTTTTAGAGAGGATGGCGAGCCGTTTTAGCGGGAGGGTTCTTACTGAATTACGCAACAACCACCGGGGAGGAGGAAATGGGCTATCAGGAGATAAAAAAGGTTGA
- a CDS encoding cupin domain-containing protein, with protein MGYQEIKKVEKPWGYELIFAHSESYVGKILHIEKGHQLSLQYHNVKDETIYLLRGRMTLVVDEGDGLKELTLEPGKSYRIKPGVKHRMRADEACDVVEVSTPHLDDVVRLVDDYGRISSN; from the coding sequence ATGGGCTATCAGGAGATAAAAAAGGTTGAAAAACCTTGGGGTTACGAGCTTATATTTGCTCATAGTGAATCCTATGTGGGTAAGATACTTCACATCGAGAAAGGACATCAGCTTAGCCTTCAATATCACAATGTAAAGGACGAGACCATTTATCTCCTCCGGGGGAGGATGACCCTGGTTGTAGATGAAGGTGATGGTCTTAAGGAGCTTACTCTCGAGCCAGGAAAAAGCTACCGGATAAAGCCAGGGGTGAAGCATCGGATGCGCGCCGATGAGGCCTGCGATGTAGTCGAGGTATCCACTCCTCATCTCGACGATGTGGTCCGGCTGGTCGATGATTACGGTAGGATCTCCTCTAATTAG